In Chitinophaga sp. HK235, a single window of DNA contains:
- a CDS encoding metallophosphoesterase yields the protein MQEEKRTVRIAALADLHITNTDKGTWTDCFKEINTSADILLLCGDLTDTGDESEAEILYNDLKSLNIPVVGVLGNHDYEKGRQKIIRNIIQGHNNVHILDGEAVVLHDIGFAGVKGFGGGFNGHMLSMFGENAMKAFVQESVDEALHLDRALAKIEKEHPGMKKIAVLHYSPLAETITGESEQIYPFLGSSRLAEPLIRRKVTAAFHGHAHQGKLQGMLEDVKIFNVARPILLKEGLPKPFFIFDI from the coding sequence ATGCAGGAAGAAAAACGCACTGTGCGCATTGCAGCCCTGGCCGATCTGCATATTACCAACACCGACAAAGGTACATGGACGGATTGTTTTAAAGAGATAAATACCAGCGCCGACATATTGCTTCTATGTGGTGATCTGACCGATACCGGTGATGAATCGGAAGCGGAAATTCTGTACAATGACCTGAAATCCCTTAACATACCAGTGGTGGGGGTGTTAGGTAACCACGACTATGAAAAAGGACGTCAGAAAATTATCCGTAACATCATACAGGGGCATAACAACGTGCATATCCTGGATGGTGAAGCGGTTGTATTACATGATATTGGTTTTGCCGGCGTAAAAGGCTTTGGCGGTGGTTTTAATGGTCATATGTTGTCGATGTTCGGTGAAAATGCGATGAAAGCCTTTGTACAGGAATCTGTAGACGAAGCGCTTCACCTCGACAGGGCATTGGCCAAAATCGAAAAAGAACATCCTGGCATGAAAAAAATTGCAGTATTACACTATTCTCCGCTAGCGGAAACTATTACCGGAGAGTCAGAACAGATATATCCCTTCCTGGGGTCGTCCAGGCTGGCAGAACCACTCATCCGGCGTAAAGTGACTGCTGCCTTTCACGGGCATGCTCACCAGGGGAAGTTGCAGGGAATGCTGGAAGACGTAAAGATCTTCAATGTTGCCAGGCCCATCCTGCTGAAAGAAGGATTGCCCAAGCCCTTCTTTATCTTTGATATTTAG
- a CDS encoding GNAT family N-acetyltransferase, which yields MMSSPENIIPQLVTELLGQEASMPYDLLLLADPSIDMINTYISGSYVYIALLEKARVGVYVLLPLDNEKVEVKNIAVHEAWQGRGIGKYLLQDAAVKARSLGFTTLVIGTGNSSVAQLYLYQRSGFDITAIHRNFFIEHYTTPIYENGIQCKHMIMLEKPL from the coding sequence ATGATGTCTTCTCCCGAAAATATAATCCCTCAACTGGTCACCGAACTGCTGGGCCAGGAAGCGTCTATGCCATATGATCTGTTACTGCTGGCCGACCCTTCTATCGATATGATCAATACCTATATCAGCGGTTCCTATGTATATATTGCCCTGCTGGAAAAAGCACGGGTAGGGGTATACGTTTTATTGCCGCTGGACAACGAAAAGGTTGAAGTGAAAAACATTGCAGTACATGAGGCCTGGCAGGGCCGTGGCATCGGTAAATACCTGCTGCAGGATGCCGCTGTCAAAGCCAGATCACTGGGCTTTACCACATTGGTGATCGGTACCGGCAACTCCAGTGTGGCGCAGCTATATCTGTATCAGCGCAGTGGTTTTGATATTACTGCGATTCACCGTAACTTTTTTATAGAGCATTATACAACACCCATCTATGAAAACGGTATCCAGTGCAAACACATGATCATGCTCGAAAAACCGTTGTAG
- a CDS encoding SIP domain-containing protein, whose product MGSAVIHNNRISFIEKAINKQGSILEIRHWEPASFYEIDLHLPGVKMHQWQTPPHIKCRVAPYHYRDYTPARWNASTSTCTLFVDAAHQGTGSLWASQLRPGDVFNYIGIDGSRQHVKQGAHLVMLGDQSAIGHFNALQQLASSYSWISGMVVLPETTHRKYFVQAFPELPLETVASPETLLAQLETLPLHASWQYYLVGNSHLVAALRKLLKARGCTGTQIQAQGFWK is encoded by the coding sequence ATGGGATCAGCTGTCATTCACAACAACCGTATCAGTTTTATTGAAAAAGCCATCAACAAACAAGGATCCATACTGGAAATACGGCATTGGGAGCCGGCCAGTTTTTATGAAATAGACCTGCACCTCCCTGGTGTAAAGATGCATCAGTGGCAAACACCTCCTCATATCAAATGCCGTGTGGCACCTTATCACTACCGCGATTATACCCCTGCCCGCTGGAATGCCAGCACCAGTACCTGCACCCTTTTTGTAGATGCCGCCCACCAGGGTACCGGCAGCTTATGGGCCAGCCAGCTTCGTCCAGGTGATGTTTTTAATTATATCGGTATTGATGGTAGCCGCCAACATGTGAAACAGGGCGCCCATCTTGTAATGCTCGGTGATCAGAGCGCCATTGGACATTTCAATGCCCTGCAACAGCTGGCATCCTCCTATAGCTGGATATCCGGCATGGTAGTACTCCCGGAAACGACCCACCGCAAATATTTCGTACAGGCGTTCCCGGAGTTACCGCTGGAAACAGTCGCCAGTCCGGAGACATTGTTAGCCCAGCTGGAAACCCTGCCTTTACACGCCTCCTGGCAATACTACCTCGTTGGCAACTCCCATCTGGTAGCGGCCTTACGTAAACTATTGAAAGCAAGAGGCTGCACCGGTACCCAGATACAGGCGCAGGGCTTCTGGAAATAA
- a CDS encoding AraC family transcriptional regulator, with product MRSKQQRKNQVPVHKATFGKGFEIKYIRDQPGQHQHLDPHRDDYYIFFLQESGTMQLMIDFELHHAVGNTIGYICPGQVHRYLATTEVAGWFLSVDIPLVQNTWRNIFEKTKNEQHFIPLQEASPFAQCLQLIWQQHNSHPTGMPQRKVMHALVDAFLGMVATTLLQTATQPGRQHDRAYNVTHQFRELVKKNVLTVKSPAAYADMMNLSLSYLNELVKGQTSFPVSHWIQQESLLEAKRLLYYTDLTTKEVAFRIGYDDHTYFSRVFRKLAGETPLDFRARYRDLSNHYQ from the coding sequence ATGCGCAGCAAACAGCAAAGAAAAAATCAGGTACCCGTACATAAAGCTACCTTCGGCAAAGGCTTCGAAATAAAATATATTCGTGACCAACCCGGTCAGCACCAACACCTGGATCCCCACCGCGACGACTACTACATCTTCTTCCTGCAGGAAAGCGGCACCATGCAACTGATGATAGACTTCGAGCTGCACCATGCAGTGGGCAATACCATCGGTTACATCTGCCCCGGTCAGGTGCATCGTTATCTGGCCACGACGGAGGTGGCTGGCTGGTTTCTCTCAGTAGATATCCCGCTGGTACAGAACACCTGGAGAAATATCTTCGAGAAAACAAAAAACGAACAACATTTTATTCCACTACAGGAAGCCAGCCCTTTCGCCCAATGTCTGCAACTGATATGGCAACAACACAACAGCCATCCTACCGGCATGCCCCAACGAAAAGTAATGCATGCACTGGTTGATGCCTTTCTCGGCATGGTGGCTACTACCCTGTTGCAGACAGCAACGCAGCCCGGCAGGCAGCACGACAGAGCCTATAACGTCACCCATCAGTTCAGGGAACTGGTGAAAAAAAATGTCCTCACGGTAAAAAGCCCTGCAGCCTACGCCGATATGATGAACCTCTCCCTCTCCTATCTCAACGAGCTGGTGAAAGGACAGACCAGTTTTCCCGTTAGCCACTGGATCCAACAGGAATCCTTGCTGGAAGCCAAAAGGCTGCTGTATTATACCGACCTTACCACCAAAGAAGTAGCCTTCCGTATCGGCTATGATGACCATACCTACTTCTCACGGGTGTTCCGCAAGCTGGCAGGTGAGACACCGCTGGACTTCCGGGCCCGGTACCGCGATTTGTCCAATCATTACCAGTGA
- a CDS encoding aminoglycoside phosphotransferase family protein has product MPNTNDITLVQEWRNEAAFQAGDKERKHYLKKWELQPDGPAFRTYACWLQPVIYQQQPAMLKIALEAEEQLGGILMAYWDGEGAARVLQMEGSALLLERINGKTSLLEMALNGQDTAASRIICQVADKLHTPRTTPAPAQLLPLTAWFKELEPAANKYGGILEESHLIAKQLLRYPQEVCILHGDLHHTNVLDGGTRGWVAIDPRRLVGDRGFDYAHIFCNPDLETSLAPGRLARQVAVVASAANIEPQRLLKWIVAYSGLSAAWSLSAAEDASIALGAAETAFALLSS; this is encoded by the coding sequence ATGCCCAACACTAACGATATCACGCTCGTTCAGGAATGGCGGAATGAAGCGGCCTTCCAGGCTGGTGACAAGGAACGGAAACATTACCTGAAAAAATGGGAACTGCAACCTGATGGCCCTGCCTTCAGAACATATGCCTGCTGGCTCCAACCCGTTATCTACCAGCAACAGCCTGCCATGCTTAAAATAGCGCTGGAAGCAGAAGAACAGCTGGGAGGCATCCTGATGGCTTACTGGGACGGAGAAGGGGCCGCCCGCGTATTACAGATGGAAGGCAGCGCCCTCCTGCTGGAACGCATCAACGGCAAAACCTCCCTCCTCGAAATGGCCCTCAACGGACAAGACACCGCTGCCAGCCGTATCATCTGCCAGGTGGCCGATAAACTCCATACACCGCGTACCACACCGGCACCAGCACAACTGCTGCCGCTTACTGCCTGGTTTAAAGAACTGGAACCTGCTGCCAATAAATACGGCGGCATCCTCGAAGAATCACATCTCATCGCCAAACAGTTGCTTCGTTATCCGCAGGAAGTATGTATACTGCATGGTGATCTTCACCATACCAATGTACTCGATGGTGGCACCCGCGGATGGGTGGCCATCGATCCCAGAAGACTGGTAGGTGACAGAGGCTTCGACTATGCCCATATCTTCTGCAACCCGGACCTGGAAACATCGCTGGCACCCGGACGCCTCGCCCGGCAGGTGGCAGTTGTAGCCTCCGCCGCCAACATAGAACCACAGCGTCTCCTGAAATGGATCGTGGCCTACAGCGGTCTCTCTGCCGCCTGGAGCCTCAGCGCCGCAGAAGATGCCTCCATCGCATTGGGAGCAGCAGAAACAGCCTTCGCGCTGTTATCTTCCTAA
- a CDS encoding NAD(P)-dependent oxidoreductase, whose amino-acid sequence MVAFLGMGLLGSNFVKAMINKGMQVQVWNRTHSRAAAMEAYGAKAFENVADAVKGADRVHITLKDDASVDEVLAAASAGLKPGAIIIDHTTTSAEGAIQRTQAWKERGFIYQHAPVFMGPQNALESTGNMLVSGDQAVIAQLEPELSKLTGKVMNFGPEPGKAAGIKLIGNLFLVTFTAGLSDTLSLAKGLNIQLSEITTLFDSWNPGAMLPARLKRMTSGNYSEPSWELNMARKDTQLFLNAAEQNGAHLAVIPAIAKEMDRWIAKGQGSQDWTIIAKDNIPA is encoded by the coding sequence ATGGTAGCATTTTTAGGTATGGGCCTGCTGGGATCAAACTTTGTAAAGGCAATGATCAACAAAGGAATGCAGGTACAGGTATGGAACCGCACCCATTCCAGGGCAGCAGCAATGGAAGCCTACGGTGCAAAAGCATTTGAAAATGTGGCTGACGCCGTAAAAGGAGCCGACAGAGTACATATCACCCTGAAAGATGACGCCTCCGTAGACGAGGTGCTGGCAGCCGCCAGTGCCGGCCTGAAACCGGGAGCCATTATCATAGATCATACCACCACTTCCGCTGAAGGCGCCATTCAGAGAACGCAGGCATGGAAAGAACGCGGGTTCATCTACCAGCACGCACCAGTGTTCATGGGACCGCAGAATGCACTGGAAAGCACCGGCAACATGCTGGTATCCGGTGATCAGGCTGTGATCGCCCAACTGGAACCGGAGCTTTCTAAGTTAACCGGCAAGGTGATGAACTTCGGACCAGAGCCAGGCAAAGCTGCCGGCATCAAACTGATCGGCAACCTGTTTCTGGTGACATTCACAGCAGGGCTCTCTGATACCCTCTCCCTCGCCAAAGGATTAAACATCCAGCTGAGTGAGATCACCACACTCTTTGACTCCTGGAATCCGGGCGCTATGTTGCCGGCAAGGCTCAAACGCATGACCAGCGGCAACTACAGCGAGCCCTCCTGGGAACTGAATATGGCCCGCAAAGACACCCAGCTGTTTCTCAACGCAGCCGAACAAAACGGCGCACACCTGGCCGTTATCCCGGCCATCGCGAAAGAAATGGACCGCTGGATCGCAAAAGGCCAGGGCAGCCAGGATTGGACCATTATAGCAAAAGATAATATACCCGCTTAA
- a CDS encoding sensor histidine kinase KdpD, protein MIFRKIATYWDAVIHTGIYQGMPFIEARRTKLLNIVVLPGMLLAFYFGVLNLYQGRPGLSVVNFIHTLGYMLILYLNKEQRYLSARVIVMLFSLTLYGFSGFYFQNGAEFYLIPILVMAFLTYDNKWLLGCLSVLIIAVIALAYYAPVFWHQKQLVPSGRILANLLISLGIVVVALIYFKSVHVEYQQQTEAQRKSLDILNRDKVKLFSIIAHDIRSPLATLESLLGMFSNGQYEYTEMKEAAAELHLKVTQVGETLNNLLRWTASQMKGIHTEPVNVPLVQLIRGTLLTFEPNIRHKALRMEIKVCGNLQVYADSNQLVIILRNLISNAIKFSHREGLITIRAGWKNKQVHLSVTDSGIGMTKERQETLFSFTGQPAYGTDGERGSGIGLMLCSEFAKQNDGEIAVESIPGQGTTFRLLLPGSQEKSVEEEIPA, encoded by the coding sequence ATGATCTTTAGAAAAATCGCAACTTATTGGGATGCCGTTATTCATACAGGCATATACCAGGGCATGCCTTTTATTGAAGCCAGGAGGACGAAGTTGTTGAACATCGTGGTGTTGCCTGGTATGTTGCTAGCGTTTTATTTTGGAGTGCTGAATCTATACCAGGGTCGCCCCGGCCTGTCGGTGGTGAATTTTATTCATACCCTGGGCTATATGCTGATCCTGTACCTGAATAAAGAACAGCGCTATCTGTCGGCCCGGGTGATCGTTATGCTTTTTAGCCTCACCTTGTATGGTTTCTCCGGATTTTATTTCCAGAACGGAGCGGAGTTTTACCTGATTCCGATTCTGGTGATGGCTTTCCTGACTTATGACAATAAATGGTTGTTAGGTTGTCTGTCGGTATTGATCATTGCGGTGATTGCGCTGGCTTATTATGCACCGGTATTCTGGCATCAGAAACAGCTGGTGCCTTCCGGTCGTATACTGGCCAACCTGCTGATTTCACTGGGCATCGTGGTGGTGGCGCTCATCTATTTCAAAAGCGTACATGTGGAATATCAGCAGCAGACAGAGGCCCAGCGGAAGTCGCTGGACATACTCAACCGCGATAAGGTAAAACTGTTTTCCATTATTGCCCATGATATCCGCAGTCCGCTGGCCACCCTGGAAAGCTTACTGGGTATGTTCAGCAACGGGCAGTATGAATATACGGAGATGAAAGAGGCAGCAGCTGAGCTTCACCTGAAAGTAACGCAGGTAGGAGAAACGTTGAACAACCTCCTGCGCTGGACAGCCAGCCAGATGAAAGGCATACATACAGAACCGGTAAATGTACCGCTGGTACAGCTTATACGGGGAACCCTGCTCACCTTTGAACCTAATATCCGCCATAAAGCCCTGCGGATGGAGATAAAAGTATGCGGTAATCTTCAGGTGTATGCAGACAGCAATCAGCTGGTGATCATCTTACGTAACCTGATCAGCAATGCCATCAAATTCAGCCACCGGGAAGGATTGATCACCATCAGAGCCGGCTGGAAAAACAAGCAGGTACACCTCAGCGTTACCGATAGCGGTATCGGTATGACCAAGGAAAGACAGGAAACCCTGTTCTCTTTTACCGGTCAGCCGGCCTATGGTACTGACGGAGAAAGAGGATCCGGTATAGGGCTGATGCTGTGCTCCGAATTTGCAAAACAGAACGATGGTGAAATAGCCGTGGAAAGTATACCAGGCCAAGGCACCACCTTCCGGCTGCTGCTGCCGGGAAGCCAGGAGAAATCAGTAGAAGAGGAAATACCCGCATAA
- a CDS encoding RNA polymerase sigma-70 factor encodes MPAYHVYQDSELLDFMKSGDEAAFDEIYLRHWNTLYNAAYYLLHDEAASMDIVQDVFVWFWEHRDHLVLTTLRGYLLMAVRYKVANYLRHRKVRAAFVAETTMQAQEEGSQDMVLELKELRAVIARFTSELPDRCREVFQMSRHQHLSNREIARQLGVSEKTVENQLTIALKKLRVRLGSMSLLL; translated from the coding sequence ATGCCCGCTTACCACGTATACCAGGACAGTGAACTGCTTGACTTCATGAAGTCGGGCGATGAAGCGGCGTTCGATGAAATCTACCTCCGGCACTGGAATACCTTGTACAACGCAGCCTATTACCTCTTACACGACGAAGCCGCCTCCATGGACATCGTACAGGATGTATTTGTATGGTTCTGGGAACACCGCGACCACCTGGTGCTGACCACGCTGCGGGGTTATCTGTTGATGGCGGTACGTTATAAGGTGGCCAACTATCTCCGCCACCGTAAAGTGCGGGCGGCCTTTGTAGCGGAAACAACCATGCAGGCACAGGAAGAAGGCAGCCAGGACATGGTCCTGGAGCTGAAAGAGCTGCGGGCGGTGATCGCCCGCTTTACCAGCGAACTGCCCGACCGCTGCCGGGAAGTGTTTCAAATGAGCCGCCACCAGCATTTGTCAAACCGCGAAATTGCCCGACAGCTGGGTGTTTCCGAGAAAACGGTGGAAAACCAGCTGACAATTGCCCTGAAAAAATTACGGGTCAGATTGGGTAGCATGTCCTTACTGTTGTAA
- a CDS encoding FecR family protein, with translation MEQEQLQQLLEKISDGTATAQETALYLRYCEATEKAGASTLPLPDITGVEQRMKANIHRRIGRKKPRHKMIYWYAAAAVLTGMIVLGFYLRPETSQSVPELATATQPDIPAGSNKAMLTLANGEKISLSDATAGDIARQAGLRIYKSDSGEIVYEATGTSTGINEISTPRGGQYRVILQDGSKVWLNAASSLRYPATFTGGARTVELSGEAYFEIARDVHRPFIVSTPTQKIEVLGTHFNVNAYTDNTVANTTLLEGSVKVSAAGNNGMLLKPGEQASFSQQTGALVKGKADENAAIAWKNGYFIFNDTYLTEVMLQLSRWYDVSVDLTTVPRMRYNGVIPRNEPLSKVLAMLEFTGNVKFNVENHKISIRK, from the coding sequence ATGGAACAGGAACAACTACAGCAATTACTGGAAAAAATCAGCGATGGTACTGCCACGGCGCAGGAAACAGCCTTGTATCTCCGCTATTGTGAGGCCACGGAAAAAGCCGGCGCCAGCACTTTACCACTGCCTGATATAACAGGAGTGGAGCAGCGTATGAAGGCCAATATCCACCGGCGTATAGGCCGGAAAAAGCCTCGTCACAAAATGATATACTGGTATGCAGCTGCAGCAGTGCTGACAGGTATGATCGTACTGGGTTTCTATCTGCGGCCAGAAACATCCCAATCTGTGCCGGAGCTGGCAACAGCAACACAGCCGGATATTCCGGCCGGTAGCAATAAAGCCATGCTGACACTGGCCAACGGTGAAAAGATCTCCCTGAGTGATGCCACTGCCGGCGATATCGCCCGGCAGGCAGGGCTGCGCATCTATAAAAGTGATAGCGGCGAAATCGTATATGAAGCTACCGGCACCAGCACGGGCATCAATGAAATCAGCACGCCCCGCGGCGGACAATACCGCGTGATATTACAGGATGGCAGCAAGGTGTGGCTCAACGCCGCTTCTTCGCTGCGTTATCCTGCCACTTTCACGGGAGGTGCACGTACGGTGGAACTGAGTGGAGAGGCTTATTTTGAAATTGCCCGCGATGTGCACAGACCTTTTATCGTCAGCACACCCACACAAAAGATTGAAGTACTGGGCACCCATTTTAATGTCAATGCCTATACCGACAATACTGTGGCTAATACCACCCTGCTGGAAGGCAGTGTAAAAGTAAGTGCCGCCGGTAATAACGGAATGCTGTTAAAACCCGGTGAGCAGGCCAGTTTCAGCCAACAGACAGGCGCGCTCGTCAAAGGTAAGGCTGATGAAAATGCAGCGATAGCCTGGAAAAACGGATATTTTATTTTTAATGATACTTACCTCACAGAGGTAATGCTGCAACTGTCACGCTGGTATGATGTAAGTGTAGACTTAACAACAGTTCCCAGGATGCGTTATAATGGTGTGATTCCGCGAAATGAGCCACTGTCAAAAGTATTAGCTATGCTGGAATTTACTGGCAATGTAAAATTCAACGTTGAAAATCATAAGATCAGTATCAGAAAGTGA